A portion of the Jaculus jaculus isolate mJacJac1 chromosome 5, mJacJac1.mat.Y.cur, whole genome shotgun sequence genome contains these proteins:
- the Sfn gene encoding 14-3-3 protein sigma, with translation MERASLIQKAKLAEQAERYEDMAAFMKGAVERGEELSCEERNLLSVAYKNVVGGQRAAWRVLSSIEQKSNEEGSEEKGPEVKEYREKVETELRGVCDTVLGLLDSHLIKEAGEAESRVFYLKMKGDYYRYLAEVATGDDKKRIIDSARSAYQEAMDISKKEMPPTNPIRLGLALNFSVFHYEIANSPEEAISLAKTTFDEAMADLHTLSEDSYKDSTLIMQLLRDNLTLWTADNAGEEGVEAPEEPQS, from the coding sequence ATGGAGAGAGCCAGTCTGATCCAGAAGGCCAAGTTGGCAGAACAGGCCGAACGCTATGAAGACATGGCAGCCTTCATGAAGGGAGCCGTGGAGAGGGGCGAAGAGCTCTCCTGCGAGGAGCGGAACCTGCTCTCCGTGGCCTACAAGAACGTGGTAGGCGGCCAGAGGGCGGCCTGGAGGGTCCTGTCCAGCATCGAGCAGAAGAGTAACGAGGAGGGCTCGGAAGAAAAGGGCCCCGAGGTGAAAGAGTACCGGGAGAAGGTGGAGACGGAGCTGCGGGGTGTATGCGACACTGTGCTGGGTCTGCTGGACTCCCACCTCATCAAGGAGGCTGGAGAGGCCGAAAGCAGGGTCTTCTACCTGAAGATGAAGGGTGACTACTATCGCTACCTGGCCGAGGTGGCCACTGGGGACGACAAGAAGCGCATCATCGACTCGGCCCGGTCAGCCTACCAGGAGGCCATGGACATCAGCAAGAAGGAGATGCCACCCACCAACCCCATCCGCCTGGGCCTGGCCCTGAACTTTTCTGTCTTCCACTATGAAATAGCCAACAGCCCCGAGGAGGCCATCTCGCTGGCCAAGACCACCTTTGACGAAGCCATGGCTGATCTACACACCCTCAGCGAGGACTCCTACAAGGACAGCACCCTCATCATGCAGCTGCTGCGAGACAACCTGACGCTGTGGACAGCCGACAATGCTGGGGAAGAGGGTGTCGAGGCTCCAGAGGAGCCCCAGAGCTGA